The following are encoded in a window of Haloarcula halophila genomic DNA:
- a CDS encoding DUF7284 family protein, whose translation MSRAVSTAVDATVFLLFVGAAVAVVLSGTAAEQPRTGNLAAEDAELLATSTATVEYSLSTRGLGTDHSAPTWVANGTARRQRSAHGTVAELLGDGAMRSAAVNGQSLSRSGIGFKRTLSATTQRRLQERRRLTAVRVRWRPYRDAPIGGTYHVGEQPPRDASVRAGSVTVPSGMDNVTAAALRAARSSGYDGVATVVARAVVDGLFPPERTRLALHGDYPADVLTAARYHRTANATGAAPLALGQSNVTTLNRKLTGALAELLEADMRTQFRSPTAAARATETHRVRVTVRTWSP comes from the coding sequence ATGAGTCGCGCGGTGAGTACTGCTGTCGACGCGACAGTGTTCCTCCTGTTCGTCGGTGCTGCAGTGGCAGTCGTCCTGAGCGGGACGGCGGCCGAACAGCCCCGAACCGGTAACCTGGCCGCCGAGGACGCCGAACTCCTCGCGACCAGCACTGCGACCGTCGAGTACAGCCTCTCGACGCGCGGTCTCGGGACCGACCACTCGGCACCGACCTGGGTCGCCAACGGGACCGCTCGCCGACAGCGATCGGCACACGGTACGGTCGCAGAGCTACTGGGGGACGGGGCCATGCGGTCAGCCGCGGTTAACGGCCAGTCGCTCTCACGCTCCGGGATCGGTTTCAAGCGAACGCTGTCGGCGACGACACAGCGACGACTCCAGGAGCGTCGGCGATTGACGGCTGTCCGGGTCCGGTGGCGGCCCTACCGGGATGCGCCGATCGGCGGGACCTACCACGTCGGGGAGCAACCGCCACGTGACGCGTCCGTTCGAGCAGGATCGGTGACGGTCCCGAGCGGGATGGACAACGTGACAGCGGCCGCCCTCAGGGCTGCCCGGTCGTCGGGGTACGACGGAGTCGCGACCGTCGTCGCACGGGCCGTCGTCGACGGCCTCTTCCCGCCCGAACGCACCCGACTCGCACTCCACGGTGACTATCCGGCCGACGTGCTGACGGCCGCTCGATACCACCGGACGGCCAACGCTACTGGTGCCGCCCCGCTCGCTCTCGGCCAGTCGAACGTCACGACACTGAATCGGAAGCTGACAGGCGCACTCGCCGAACTCCTCGAAGCCGACATGCGAACACAGTTCCGCTCGCCGACCGCAGCGGCACGGGCGACCGAGACACACCGCGTTCGAGTCACCGTCAGGACGTGGTCGCCGTGA
- a CDS encoding DUF7283 family protein, with amino-acid sequence MFDAPIDTVTLWAGVGAVSVAVLTVIAQAPTTAPPAATATAAAVDEVTTSPAGSVERRPLRAQYWSLDGRQLGLQNEGGTSHATLHRVAIPAGDRRLGQVLDGAGPETVFSSPAEFHQAIDQARNRSRNTRWWSAPDRLTARHVAWGDVDVTLVG; translated from the coding sequence ATGTTCGACGCACCGATCGATACGGTCACGCTCTGGGCCGGCGTCGGAGCGGTGAGCGTCGCCGTCCTGACTGTGATCGCACAGGCACCGACGACCGCACCACCAGCGGCAACGGCGACAGCGGCGGCTGTCGACGAGGTGACGACGAGTCCGGCAGGCTCTGTCGAACGACGACCGCTTCGTGCCCAGTACTGGTCCCTCGACGGCCGGCAACTCGGGTTGCAAAACGAGGGGGGAACGAGCCACGCAACGCTCCATCGGGTGGCTATCCCGGCCGGGGATCGTCGACTCGGGCAAGTCCTCGATGGAGCCGGTCCGGAGACGGTGTTCTCGTCGCCGGCTGAGTTCCACCAGGCGATCGACCAGGCTCGGAACCGATCCCGGAACACGCGCTGGTGGTCCGCACCGGACCGGCTGACCGCTCGGCACGTCGCTTGGGGGGATGTGGATGTCACACTTGTCGGATAG
- a CDS encoding DUF7286 family protein: protein MDDRGRIPFALLGVLLLVSSLTLAPSLTTRPPVSETTIERAVDRTTAETQTAVRDGVSTAGQRAAANPVVTPANTTAGRALNRSTPFRDALRIRVYLQVRDRLERVGYERERVTATASLPPVTNTSSLRAAKRRVEIRPAGPNGTALRATVENVTLRVRRGDNVVERRQVSPTVVVATPVLSLHEQVSTYQARLNNGLDKPGFNRRLTARLYPMAWVRGYAQYGGVPISNVVGNRHVSLAANGALLGVQRSTFGRSDPAGRRALTEATAVTGIEDVIGGSNPSVITKKVLDQASYRPPASDIGRGNANWKSPQPTESMRTGINQTADRAFRDVAGPSKLRATTAAAYRVEARLVTDTRRLRGGKPSMPASPGANWTLVDDRTTDTTTVRNASGAVSVPQGWHRLDGVARTVQVQYRRTAEWTNGSATRTTVTDRTASYRVGVALVGRHDSQSVAPANGISTAHDPSGSPLNGSNLADVESKAKQRLVTDAGGYSTIVASAATGRVSTAPVEIRADRPPGLRSWVYRDLMGLRERVRNISVTVERGKIGTFETNPPGRLLERLEARRSALENVPRTYNSTAQRARVAARIAYLDAVEKRLADQYRKRMSRRDLFDSQLQQRTGGSIRDLRRGLTARRTKVPRARPVPEGIAGPVRTRVDARPPYLTRAKLNEKQYPALNGTEHPLVTENINVFTLPYGNAASELTSMILATNDRTRLSTAATALRAANATIDNGRTTTVSGNATNGTSRNTTTVTFQPVNATVVSRRDRLQNNVRLINGYLADQMVDVVATETTASEQESRTIVADGLDRWNTTHERAAALTDGRAARHVGTVAARRQNLSRSERDWLRLRLSARLHEERNEPRIGPQSKLVNESASATRSVAETAITTAITETTKLQAEQLAKKRLGTDMLPAGLPVAPPVMPWYATTNVWWVSVRGEYGRFAVTANQGPPSAPAGMTTYARDGDAVAIDVDDDGRDERLGTADRISFAAETGVVVVVPPKPRGVGDKDGNTVERSPGWPDAGD from the coding sequence ATGGACGACCGCGGGCGGATCCCGTTCGCGCTGCTGGGCGTGTTGTTGCTCGTCAGCAGTCTCACACTCGCACCGTCGCTGACGACACGACCCCCGGTCAGCGAGACGACGATCGAGCGGGCTGTCGACCGGACGACCGCCGAGACACAGACGGCAGTCAGAGACGGTGTCTCGACGGCCGGCCAGCGAGCGGCCGCAAACCCGGTCGTGACGCCGGCAAACACCACCGCCGGGCGTGCGCTCAACCGCTCGACCCCGTTCAGGGACGCGCTGCGGATCAGAGTGTATCTCCAGGTACGGGACCGCCTCGAACGAGTCGGCTACGAACGCGAGCGGGTCACCGCTACCGCGTCGCTCCCGCCCGTGACCAACACGAGTTCGCTGCGGGCGGCAAAGCGCCGTGTCGAAATCCGACCGGCCGGACCCAACGGGACGGCGCTTCGGGCGACCGTCGAGAACGTCACGCTCCGGGTTCGACGCGGTGACAACGTCGTCGAGCGACGGCAGGTCTCGCCGACAGTCGTGGTCGCGACGCCCGTATTGTCGCTCCACGAGCAGGTCTCGACCTACCAGGCACGGCTGAACAACGGTCTCGACAAACCTGGCTTCAATCGGCGTCTCACCGCTCGACTCTACCCGATGGCGTGGGTTCGTGGCTACGCCCAGTACGGTGGCGTCCCGATCTCGAACGTCGTCGGCAACCGCCACGTCTCGTTGGCTGCCAACGGTGCCCTCCTCGGCGTCCAGCGGTCGACGTTCGGGCGGAGCGATCCGGCCGGACGACGGGCGCTGACGGAGGCGACCGCAGTCACTGGGATCGAGGACGTTATCGGCGGGAGCAACCCCTCGGTTATCACGAAGAAAGTGCTCGATCAGGCGAGCTACCGGCCACCGGCCAGCGATATCGGCCGTGGCAACGCGAACTGGAAGTCCCCGCAACCCACCGAGAGTATGCGAACCGGGATCAACCAGACCGCGGACAGGGCCTTCCGTGACGTCGCCGGCCCGTCGAAACTCCGTGCTACGACAGCCGCCGCCTACCGTGTCGAGGCACGACTCGTGACCGATACCCGCCGACTCAGAGGCGGCAAACCGTCGATGCCGGCGTCTCCCGGTGCGAACTGGACGCTCGTCGACGACCGGACGACCGACACGACGACGGTTCGAAACGCCAGTGGCGCGGTGTCGGTACCACAGGGCTGGCACCGGCTCGACGGCGTCGCTCGGACAGTCCAGGTGCAGTACCGACGAACCGCCGAGTGGACCAACGGTTCGGCCACACGGACGACAGTCACCGACCGGACTGCCAGCTACCGCGTCGGTGTCGCACTGGTCGGGCGCCACGATAGTCAGTCGGTGGCCCCGGCAAACGGTATCTCGACAGCCCACGATCCGAGCGGTAGTCCGCTGAACGGGTCGAACCTCGCGGACGTCGAGTCGAAAGCCAAACAGCGGTTGGTGACGGATGCAGGTGGCTACAGCACGATCGTGGCCAGTGCTGCGACAGGCCGCGTTTCGACTGCACCGGTCGAGATCCGGGCGGACCGCCCGCCGGGTCTTCGGTCGTGGGTGTACCGTGACCTGATGGGGCTTCGGGAACGCGTTCGGAACATCAGTGTGACAGTCGAGCGGGGGAAGATCGGGACGTTCGAGACGAACCCGCCCGGCCGACTTCTGGAACGACTGGAAGCCCGTCGCTCGGCCCTGGAAAACGTGCCGAGGACGTACAACAGTACCGCACAACGCGCACGAGTTGCGGCCCGGATCGCGTATCTGGACGCGGTCGAGAAACGGCTTGCGGACCAGTACCGAAAGCGCATGAGTAGACGGGACCTGTTCGACTCCCAGCTACAGCAACGGACGGGTGGTTCGATCCGGGACCTCCGCCGTGGGTTGACGGCCCGACGGACGAAGGTACCGCGAGCACGCCCGGTTCCGGAGGGAATCGCCGGTCCAGTCAGAACGCGCGTCGACGCCCGCCCGCCGTATCTGACGCGAGCGAAACTGAACGAGAAACAGTATCCGGCGCTGAACGGAACCGAACACCCGCTCGTCACGGAGAACATCAACGTCTTCACGCTCCCCTACGGTAACGCTGCCTCGGAACTGACGAGTATGATCCTCGCGACGAACGACCGGACCCGGCTCTCGACGGCTGCGACGGCGCTTCGGGCAGCGAACGCGACGATCGACAACGGGCGCACTACGACCGTCTCGGGCAACGCCACCAACGGGACGAGTCGGAACACGACGACCGTCACGTTCCAGCCCGTCAACGCGACCGTCGTCTCGCGGCGCGACCGGCTCCAGAACAACGTCAGACTGATAAACGGTTACCTCGCGGACCAGATGGTCGACGTCGTCGCGACCGAAACGACGGCGAGCGAACAGGAGAGCAGGACCATCGTCGCCGACGGACTCGATCGGTGGAACACGACTCACGAGCGGGCAGCGGCCCTGACGGACGGCCGTGCAGCCCGTCACGTTGGGACCGTCGCCGCGCGTCGACAGAACCTCTCGCGGTCGGAACGCGACTGGCTCCGCCTCAGGCTCTCCGCCCGCCTCCACGAGGAACGGAACGAACCGCGTATCGGCCCGCAGTCGAAGCTGGTCAACGAATCGGCGTCGGCGACCCGATCGGTCGCCGAGACGGCGATCACGACCGCGATCACGGAGACGACGAAGTTACAGGCCGAACAGCTCGCGAAGAAGCGACTCGGGACGGACATGCTCCCCGCGGGCCTCCCGGTCGCACCGCCGGTCATGCCGTGGTACGCGACGACGAACGTCTGGTGGGTCTCGGTTCGGGGCGAGTACGGGAGGTTTGCGGTCACGGCGAACCAGGGACC
- a CDS encoding DUF7285 family protein, protein MSHLSDRATAEPLAALVAVFAVTAGIALYAGVIDEALAGSQAERNRAAPTADLIERNHSTVGLFDPSGLAQSLSAVPDGYSGNVTVRADRTWAAGPAPPANTDSVRRSVSIRASPGIVQRGTLRVSVWR, encoded by the coding sequence ATGTCACACTTGTCGGATAGAGCTACTGCAGAGCCACTGGCAGCACTCGTCGCGGTGTTCGCCGTTACGGCCGGTATCGCCCTGTACGCGGGCGTCATCGACGAGGCACTCGCCGGTTCTCAGGCCGAGCGAAACCGGGCCGCGCCGACGGCGGACCTGATCGAACGGAACCACTCGACGGTCGGGCTCTTCGATCCCTCGGGACTCGCTCAGTCACTGTCTGCTGTCCCCGACGGGTACTCCGGAAACGTCACAGTCCGGGCTGACCGAACGTGGGCCGCGGGGCCGGCACCACCGGCGAACACTGACAGTGTCCGACGATCAGTGAGTATCCGTGCTTCCCCTGGCATCGTCCAGCGTGGGACGCTCCGTGTCTCGGTGTGGCGATGA